One window of Lysobacterales bacterium genomic DNA carries:
- a CDS encoding hotdog fold thioesterase, whose amino-acid sequence MTIFKKQFDLAAIEAHGRNTMQGALGIRISEVGDDFLRGTMPVDHRTKQPFGLLHGGASVALAETLGSMAGWMCLPDDGSRCVGLEINANHLKAMRDGDVTGTARPLHLGRSTQVWEIRITDADDALVCISRLTLAVVAAR is encoded by the coding sequence ATGACGATCTTCAAGAAGCAGTTCGATCTCGCCGCCATCGAAGCACACGGCCGGAACACGATGCAGGGCGCGCTGGGCATCCGCATCAGCGAAGTCGGTGATGATTTCCTGCGCGGCACCATGCCCGTCGACCATCGCACCAAGCAGCCCTTCGGTCTGCTGCATGGCGGCGCGTCGGTCGCGCTCGCGGAAACGCTGGGCTCGATGGCCGGCTGGATGTGTCTGCCCGACGATGGCAGTCGCTGTGTCGGTCTGGAAATCAATGCCAATCATCTGAAAGCGATGCGCGACGGCGACGTGACCGGCACCGCACGACCGCTGCATCTCGGCCGCAGCACCCAGGTCTGGGAGATCCGCATCACCGACGCCGACGATGCGCTGGTCTGCATCTCGCGGCTGACGCTGGCCGTGGTCGCTGCACGTTGA